The Comamonas sp. lk genome contains the following window.
CGCATCTGGAGCCTGATTCAGGTGTTCGAGCAATCGCACCAGCCGAATGAATCAAATATCTGCCCGTAGCTCAGTTGGATAGAGCAACAGCCTTCTAAGCTGTGGGTCACAGGTTCGATCCCTGTCGGGCAGGCCAATTAAATCAAGGGCTTACGTGAGGCTCTTGAAAAATCTCCGCTCCGCAAAACTGGATGTTTAACCAGTTTTTTGAGCGCGTAAACACGTAAACGCTGAGCCCATTGCGGAGCGGGAATTCTCTATTTTGTGGCCTTTACTCGGGCCCCTCGCCGCAAGTAATGCCGTTTTGTGGTCTGTACCGAGGTGTGGCCCAGCTGCCTTGATGCGGCCAGCTCACCTCGATCATCCGCAACGTCATCAGCGGCCTTGGCCCGGAGGTCATAGAACCAGAATGCGCGAATCTGAGCAGCCAAGTCAGCATCGCCAGTCTTCGTTGCCGTTAATGCCGCAGCTTCACGCGCGGACGTAAATGCGTTTTTCAGCATATGTTTGGACATGGCTTGACCCCGCTGGTTGAGCAGAAGACTGGCAGCCTCTGACCTAAAGCTACTTTTTCGCTCGGCGATCTTCGCTAACAAGGCCTGAAGTTGTCCCTCAATCTCAAAACGTAGCGGTGCTGAAGTCTTGCTTTGTTTGATGATCAGGAGTCCATCGACAATGTCTGCATGCGTGAGTGATAGGACATCCCCAGGCCGTTGCCCAGTCAAATAGGCCAGATCCATGGCGTGCTGAAGTGGCTCGTCGCTGTGCTCATAGACCGCGCTGTAAACGGCATCAGATATGTAGACTTCTCGCTTGCCAAGCGAGTGGCCCTCGATGCCTGCACATGGGTTCTCGCATTCAGTCCATCCCCATGCACGTGCAGTATTGAACATATGGGAGAACAGGCGCTTAAGTCGGTTTGCTGTTGTCGGCGTGCCCTTAGCCCATTGCAGCATTTGATAGATGTGCTTGGGTTTGATGGAGTTCAGCGGTGCAGGGGATGGCTGACAGAAGAATTCGCGCAGCTTTTTCATGTCACCGCGTTGGGTGGCCTGGGTCGTTGGTGCCTTTAGTGGCATTACCTCAGCCTCGTACCTGTCAGCCAGGTCAGCGAAAGTTTCAGACGCAGTCGCAATGGGCATCGCAGAGAGCTCAATCCATTTCTTTACTGCCTCTCGGTAGTCGCTTCCCAGTGGTATCTCTTTGCGCGGTCGAGAACCCGTGTCGAAGTAATAGTGAACATTCCCGGACTTTTGTTTGCGCGCCCGGAAATAGGGCATTGAATTAACCATGACTCAGCGCAGGCTCCCAGGAAGGGGCCTGTTCTTTTTTCCTTGTAGAGCCTTCAATCGTTGAGCGAGTAACGATTGGGCGGCCTACGGCGTTGATATAGAACGGGATTTTCATTGTGCGGAGTGCCGACACCTGGAGTTCTTCGCGCTTTTTTCCATTTTTTCCCGTGTTAACGCCGGTCAGCTCCTTGATTTCGTCTGGTGTAAGGAAGGTTGTCATATCCATCCAATCAAATTAAATGCCCCTCGCGGGGTCGAGCGGCTGCCGTAGCCAGCTGCTACTGATCCCACAGGCGCAGCGCGCTTGCATGCCCCGGATAGACCGGCAGCGCAGCAGTTAGGAGAGTTGAAGTGGTGGAGCAGGTAGGCCCGGTCTTCGGGCAGGTCCACGGTGCTGGCGCTGGTTGCTATGAGGTCTCCAAAAAAGCAGAACCCCGCTCAGTGGCGGGGTTCGTGGTTTGGTGGTTTTTTGTGAGGGATCAGTTCTTATCCAGTTGAGACTGGTGGTAAGAGCAAAGCCTGAACCCTTGGTGTACCCGCTCATCGCAGTTCGGCACAGAGCATGCTTTCTTGCGCAGCAGGGGGGTGATGACTGTTTCATAGTTGAACTTTTGAGCACGACTCAAGGATTCAAATCCTCTGTCTGCACACTGCTTGGCTGCCCCATGGGCAGGTGAGTCACGTACTAGAAGTCCTTCGTCAATCAACTCCTCAAGAATTTCCAAAAACTCCTCTGCATCCGAGTCGTAAAGCATCAGTATTCCTCCAAGTGGTCAGACTAGTGAAACATGTATCTTTCGCTGATGCAATAGTCTTGATTGCTTGATTACGGCTTAAACAATAGATTTGATGATATTGTTAAGTGAGCTTATTCAGCAACACAAGGTGCCTTTCTGCGCCTGGGCGCGCTCTGCAATTTCAGCCAACGCAGCCTGAGCAAGGCTGAGAGTCGCGGTCGCAGTGATGTTCTGCTGCCTGATGATTTCAAGCTGCCTACGTTTGCGCGCAATCAGCCCTGCAAGAGCCTCGGCCTTGGTGCTGCTTACCCAACGCGCACCGGGGATCAATGCGAACCGCAGCTTCTGGTAAGGCCGCTCGACGGACTGCAGCCATGCGCCGCGTGGTGTTGCCTTCACGACTTTCCATTGCTGCCATTCCAACTCCATACCCTGATAGGTTTCCGAGCCGTCATCGATGTATTGACCTTCTACGCGGTGCAGTATGTCGTTGACCTTGGGTGTGTGCGTCTTGTTCATCACTCCCCCTTTGCTGCCGCGATAGCGGCGTCATCTTCCAAATGCAGCGGCCCCGTGCAGTACGGGTCGCGCTCGATGCGCGCCATGGCTGCACGAATCGCCCGTCGTGGTTGATCGCCGTAGATCTCCGAAACCACGCGCTCACGCGGCTCGCTCATGTGGTGCTGCACTGTTCGCCAGCCCACATCCTCCCCGTCGCTGGTAGTGAAGCAGCGCAGGTCAATGCACTGGTCTTGGAGAAAGGCCAGCAGCTCCGCATCCAGCGCGCCTGCCTGCGCCTGGGGTACGGCAAACAATGGCGTGGTGAACTTTCCAGCAGGCGTGATTCGGGAGGGCAGGTATCGGCCGGCGTTGAGAGAGTCAGGGCCGTCTGGGTCACGGTGGTGGTCGAGCTGCTCTTTGCTGACATACAGAACAGGCGCTTGCTCTGCTGCCTGCGCGGGGAGTCCGGTAGCAGTAGCCAGCAGGGCGCGCACTGAGCCTTCTGAGTAGAGATTGCGAATAGGCCACTTGCCAGATTCGACGGTTGCTTGCTTGTGCCGAGCATCAACAAAGCCATGCCATTCGCCGTCATTGCCTTGAAACTCCATGGCGTCAGGCTCAGGCAGCACTGGCGCGGCTGCTGGCGCTGCCTGCACAGGGGCTGTGCGCTGGGCGCGGTCGGCGTCAACGTAGGCGCGCATCTGGTCTGCGGAATAAAGGCTTGTTCCGCCTGCGGGTGCGGGATCGCCAAAATCTACCTCGAGGCGGCCATTCATGAAGTCCACAACTTCAGCGGTGGATGATGGCAGATACGGGTATTCCGTAGGCTCCTGAATCTGGTGCAAGTACTGGCTACTTGGTGCGGCTCGGACAGCGAGGATGCGCAGGTCGCGCTTGATCCAGTCATCTGCTTGGAACACAGCCTGCCGAGCTGACTCAATCTGCTCGGGGTCGCCTTGTTTACGCGCTTCGTGATGCGAGATGACCTTGACTGCGTGATCGCCGATGCGCTCGATGATCTCTTCAATCAGCTCCTCAATTGCTTCAGGTGTAGATGCGCGCAATAGGGCATGGCCGGCCTTAAATGCCGTGCGGCCGTAGCTCAGCAGGTGCTGTCGGTCCTGGCCGGTGACAAGGTTCAGGCTGAACGGCGCCATGAGCAGCGACAGGTGAATATCGTCGCCAGGGGTCATCTTGATAGGTTGCTTCATAAGGGTGGCTCCCAGAATGAGAAAAGCCCGCGGCGGCGGGCTGGAGTGATTGCTTGAATTCGGGTTCGGCTACCACTTGCCGAAGGCTTCGGGCTTGTCGTTGACCGACAGCATCCCCGACAGCTCGTCGGCATGCACGCTTTTTGCCTCGATGGCGACGGGATAGTCTTCGGAGTCCAGCAGATCGGGGTCGGGCGCGGCCTGATACGCGGCCACAAAGCGGCCCATCCAATCCATGGCATCGGCTGAGCTGGTGGCCGTGTAGCGGCGAACGCCGTCAACGATCAGCAGCCACACGGGCACCTTTTCAACCTGCGCTAACTTGTGCAGGCGCTCGTTTGCCAGCTCCACACAGCAGCGCAACTGACCCCGGTCCATGTCGACCAAGAAATCCGGGGTGGATGGCTTTTTGAGGACAGGGGCTAGCTGATAGCCGATCCAGGCGTAGTCGCACTTCTCATTGCGATAGTGGGGGCCGTTGCGGTCCTTCCTCACCAGCTCTGCGATTTCATCGACGGTCCCGTCTAAGCCAACGTAGCGTTTGGCGTGGCGCGCATAGGCAGTTTCAAAGTCCTCACGCAACTTTTTCAGTTCTTGCCAGGTAAGCATAGGGCTCCAGAAAGCAAAAAGCCCGCTCAGTGGCGGGCTCGAGTTATTGAATAGGACTGCGCAGCGTGAGCTGGGCGCCCCTGAAGAAGAACGCTAACTAGTGAGTGGTGCCAGAGCTTCGCCTATAGGCAGCGTGTCCTCAAAGTGGATATCCGGATAGGTTATGCCTGACACATGTACGCAATCGCGGCCGGCATTTTTTGCGCTATAGAGAAGTTCGTCGGCTCTCTTTAAGGAGTGTTCCAACTCCGATGAATCTGTGATCGAGGCGATGCCAAAGCTAAGGGTCAAAGGGTGGCCTGTGGGCAAAAGCGCGTTGTCAGAGCGAAGCTCAAGCTGGATTCTCTGAGCTACGTTTGTAGCACTCTGCGGACTGATTCCTGTCAATAGCAGCACAAACTCTTCCCCACCGAACCGAGCTACCAAGTCTTGGTTGCGAACATTACGCTGCAAAGTCGCGGAGACTAGTTTGAGTACTTCATCGCCGCGGTCGTGCCCCCAGGTGTCATTGATGCGTTTGAAGTGATCGATATCCGCAGTCAAAACAGCCATGGGATAAAGCCGCCTATTCGCAAGACGTCGCTGAGCAACTTCATGAAAGGCACGCCGGTTCAAGACTTTCGTCAGTGCATCATGGTCACGCTCATCGCGCAGTTGATTGACCGTTTCCTTCATGGCAATCGCCACTGTCAGAACAGTAAAAATCATTGCGAAAACCAGAATGCTCATTGAGGAGATCAGCCAATATGCTGACTGAGTGTATTCAGCCATTCCTGTGTTCCGATTGAGGGTTATGAGAAAAGGTCTTGTGAAAGTAAAGGATGTGAAAATTACCGCAAGCCCGAGCAATATGCGATCAAGCCAATCTCTGGCACTCCCAGTCCTGAACGCAGAAAGGATTGGTAGCAGCATAACGAGTCCCGTTGCTGCGCTGAGTACATGCAAACGTGCTTGGAGGCTTGGTTCAGATTGGCTGTAGTGGAACAGTGCCGCCATTGTTACTAGGTAAATTAACAATGCAGATTTGGGTTGTGTAGAAACCCTCCATCGCTCAGCCCAACTCATTGTTAGAAACCAAGCGCCTAGCAGATACAGCGTCCCAGTGAGTAGCGCGTAGCGATTGAGTTTCTCAAACGACGCGTAGCTTTGAAAACTGACTGGAATTATAGAAAATGCATAAGAGCAGCTTTGCCAAAGTAAAAATTTATGCTGACGAAGGAAAATCCAACAGATAGCAAGTAGACCAGCCAAAAGCAAAATGGTCATTGACGGGGCGAACACAAAGATTTGGTCTTTTACTTCGGACATGAATTTTTGTGTAGGAAATATTTACCATTAACTGTAAGCGGATGCCGTAATTCATAATCTAAAGTGCTAGGCTTGCGGTGCTTGTGGCTCCTCTTTCAACTGTTGTTAACAATAGAAACTAAATGCAAGTGTATGAAAATTAAATACGTGATATTCCCTTGGAGCATTGGTGTTTGCCACTTGTCGACAGTAAATTTTCAGCAATTCAAGGGTTGACCCTTGTTATGGGCATGGGGTGATAAGCAGTTTCAGTGTGCTATTCCTTTTCGATGGTGCCGACCCATTTGCTCGTTACGCAAGGCATTCAAGAGACCACTTTTTTAATTTCTTGGATCTGGACGTCTATCCATCCAGCCTTCATGGCCAGCTCCTTGCACTGCTGGGCAGCTTCTTGCAGGCTATAAGGCTTACTGCGCACGGCTGAGCGCTTTGCTTTGCGCAGCCAGGCCTGCTCGTCAAAGTCTTCTACCGGTTTGCCGCCTGCTTTGCGTGCCATGACTTGCAATCGCGCATGCTCTTCCTTTGCTTTGGACAGGGCTTCGGGTGGGATTCCAGTGACGCGCCAGCCTTTATGCGCAGACACCTGGTCAGCCTTTGCGGCCACGCGCTTTTGGCGCTCCTGCTCCAGGGCTTCGGCGCGCATGGCAGCCATCCGGCTGGGTGAAATGGCTTTGCCATGGACATTCACGTAAGACAGGCTCATGGGAGACTCCAAAGAAAAAGCCCGCGGCGTTGCGGGCTTGGGGTTGTGGTGGCGGCCTTAAAACGGGTCTTCGCCTGGGACGGTATCGGTAGGTGCAACCTTCGATCCGGTGGTGCTGGCGTTGGCAGCTAGTGAGGCGGGTAGGTCGCCCAGGCCGGTGCGGCCTTCGCCGCCCAGGGCTTCGATCAGGTCAGGAATCAGGCGCGACAACTCACCCGTGGCAATGGTCACATCGGTATCAAAGCCGCCATCGTCCTGGCCGTTGCCGTCCATGACCGCATCCAGCAGCGCGATGTTCTTGATCTGCAGGCCTTCGGTCAGCACAAAGCTCACGCGGTCGTCCCAGGTCATTGCCAGCTTGGTCGGCAGCTTGCCGTGCTCGATGTGCTGGCGCACTTCATCAATATCCAGCGGGTGTCGGGCGTAGCGCACCACGGCCTTGGATTCGTCGGTTGCTTTCAGCTCTGTTTCGCGGTCTGCGGTGAAGCCCGCTGGCGGCTCCTGCGTCATCAGCCAGTGCGCCATGGCCGCCTGTGGGCTGGTCTGCGTGTCCAGTAGTGCCAGGCTAAAGCCAGTCAGGCCTTCCACCAGCAGCGTGACAACCTCATCGGCGCGGCCCTGGGCGCTGGTATCGAGCACCAGGGTGCGCGCCTGCGGATCGATCCAGACCCACATACTGCTCTGCTTGGTGAAGGCCATGGGCAGCAGATCCAGCTTGGCTTCATCCTTGAGTTCGCGCTTTTCTTTCTTCCCGGGCTTACGGCCCTCGGTGGCCTCGATGTGCGCGGCCTTTTCATTGACCTTGCGATTGAGCACGCTGGCCGGCAGCATTTTGGATTCGCTCATGAAGCGCATCACCCATTGACCGGCGACTGACTCGGCCAGCAGGCCATGGGCCTCGCTGCGTGGTGATGTCCAGCCCACGCTGCGCTCCTGTGTGGCGCCACATTCGGCAAACACCGTCTTTTGCAGCGCATCTTCCAGCGTCTGAAGGTCGCCTTGCCAGCTCTCGGCAATGCGGTAAATGATCATGCTCTTGAACATTGGAGCTCCAGAAATGCGAAACCCGCTTGTCAGCGGGCGGGTGAGTGGGGAAAGAGCGCGGCTCAGTGCTTGCTGAGGGGCTGCTCGTTTTTGCGGAGAGCTGATAGCGCATGGAGGTGCAGGACCAGGGCGCTGCAGAGCAGCGGGAAGTCGGCAGCGTCGATGTAAATGGCACCGCGCTCCTTGCGGGACTCGATGCCAAGATCAATCAGATTGCCGCCATTGACATGCAGCATGGCCAGGGTGGCGTTGATTTCGCCCAATTTCATGGTTTGGCCGCTTGCGATATGGGCCTTGAATTCGTCCTCGGACAGCTCGGAGAGTTTTGTGCGGCTCATGGCTGGTCGAGGTTCAAAGCGGCGCGCCGCTGATGATCAGGGCGCACGCGAGGGAGAGGGCCGCGATGCCAGAGGCAACCAGCAGATTGAATAGGGTGCTCATGGGAGTTCTCGCAGGCATTCGTGGGTAGAAGCGTTGATCCAGATGGCCGAGTGGCCTGGAGGGCAGACGCCTGCGGGAACGGCCTTGGCAAGCATGGGCGCCGGTGCGTGATGTGGCTTGGCATCTGTTTTGGCCGCGATGGCACCCACGGCGATGGTGATCAGGGCTCCGATGAGCCAGGCGCTGGATTGGAGACTCCCGAGAAACAAAAAAGCCCGCGTGAGTGCGGGCTGAGAGGGGTGAATAAAGATCCGGTGCCCTTTCGGGACCACGTGTGGCGGTATGGGCAAAGAGGAAACACTGGAGTTCAGGTGTCTGTGTCTCATTTATGCTGGGATCAAGAGACTGAAATAATCACCACGAGATTTGTTGAGACGATTGCTTGTTTTTGTGACCTTGGGAGGGGGCGATGAAAACATTGCTATCTGCGGTCGCAGTAGCCGCAATTCTTGTTTCTCCTGGGCAAGCACTAGCAGGTGCTACCGAAAAGGTGGCAATTCCTAGAGCTAATGTGGTTGAAAAAGAAACCGGTCCCGTCGGTGTTGGCCCTTTAAAACTTGGGATGAGCAAAGCTGACGTTGAGGCCCAGAATTTTGGAGAGATGTATTTGGCATCTCGATTGCTCCGGTCGTTCAACAAAAATTCGGAGCAAGTTCCGGGTGTAGAGCGATACGTAAGCAAGTTGGGAACGTCGTTCTCATCCTCTCCAATTGATCTCAGCCTTGTCTTCAAGAATGGCGCGCTTACCACCATTACTGTGTTTGCAAGACGGCAGAGCTCAGTGATTACGACCTTGGCTGCCCAGGTGCTCTCTAAGTTTGGTGAAGGCAAGTTCTCGGATTCAACCTATGAAACTCCCTGTGGGTTTCTTAACGGGGAGACGCTGTTTGCCAAAACCGGAGACGTCAACCAGGTTTGGAAAACCAAGGGTGTCGATCACAAGACGATCCAAACTACCTTCACAAGAGCGCGTCTAGACACCTGCTCGGCCCGGCTACATGGGGATGAATTAATTGGGGTAACTTTGGAGTACCTGACCGTTGAATTGCTCCAAAGTGTGAGTCCAGTTTTTGGCGATAGCAAAGCGTTTGCTGGGCGTTAGGTTCCTGCCGACAGCATTGCTGGCGCACCATCTGGTGTGACAACTTTCGCCATCAGCGCGGAAGCCGCGCCGAAGACCCCAATCACCGTCTGCTAAGGCCTATTCCTGTGCAGACTTACTCGCTCAAGTGGTCACGCCGGATGGCTGCCGCTTACGCCGGCAAGTCGTGATGGTTATCGCTGTGTACCCCCCAGCTTCCCAACAACTCAACAAGAGGACAGATGACCTACGTTGCGAGGCAGACTTTCACTGTTTGCAGGCGGGCGACTGCCTGTCACAAACCATCAAGAAAAAGAGCGGATCACCCGGTTTGCGGTCTGTCGGTGGCGGTATCTCGGATTACCAAACTCCACGCCCGGTTGCAGTTTTTCAGTGCCGCGCTCTTTCTTGATGGCCCCGCTTAGCCCTGCGGGGGAAGGCACATGCATGCCGCATGCTGGCTACTCGCTCACATTTCAGAATCTCCGTCAGTCTTGGGATGGCAGAAGCAGGTCATGCTCGCGGCAGTAGGCCATTTCCTCGTCGTAGTCGGTATCGGCCAACACCAGGGCGCCGTCAGGTCCGTAGATGTTTCGTGTCGGCGCGCCCATGGCTTGGCCGATGCGTTCAACACGGTAGCCGTGGCGATCCCAGCATCCGTTTGGGCTGTTGGGGCTGGCTGGCTTCTGGGAGGAGTTGGCAGCTTCCATTGCTTTGAAATTCCGTTGGTAATGAGGTGGAGCCTATTCATCCAGCAGGTGCGCTTTGATGAAGGGGCCAAATAACGGGTGGTCGCCTTTTTTGTATTCCAGGCGGAGGCAGTCACCCGGATTGAAGCCACCATGCGGGGCGATATGGGCATCCACTCGAACGTCAAAACCCATGTCTCCACTGACCACAGTTAGGTTCCAGGCTCCGCTGACGAATTGCTCGGCGCGTTTCACCTTGAATCGACCAGATTTTTTTAGATAGCTGCCAGCCTCACGGAATTACGTCTCTCAAACTCTATTGGAGACAGACCATCAGCAGACGAATGTCTGCGAATGGGGTTGTAGAACATTTCGATGTAGCTGAAGACATCGCTGTGCGCCTCTTGCCTCGTAGGATAGGTTTTTCTGCGGATGCGCTCCCGCTTAAGCAACTGAAAAAAACTTTCAGCAACTGCGTTGTCGTGACAGTTTCCTCGCCTGCTCATACTCGATTGCAGGTTGTGGCTAGCAAGGAAGCGCTGCCATTCATGGCTTGTAAATTGGCAGCCTTGGTCAGAGTGCACGGTCACGGTATTGCATGGTCTTCTACGCCAGAGCGCCATATGCAATGCATCCAAGGGCAGCTGGGTATCAATGCGGCTACCTGTTGCCCAGCCAACAACTTGGCGTGAGAACAGGTCAATTACCGTT
Protein-coding sequences here:
- a CDS encoding tyrosine-type recombinase/integrase, whose amino-acid sequence is MVNSMPYFRARKQKSGNVHYYFDTGSRPRKEIPLGSDYREAVKKWIELSAMPIATASETFADLADRYEAEVMPLKAPTTQATQRGDMKKLREFFCQPSPAPLNSIKPKHIYQMLQWAKGTPTTANRLKRLFSHMFNTARAWGWTECENPCAGIEGHSLGKREVYISDAVYSAVYEHSDEPLQHAMDLAYLTGQRPGDVLSLTHADIVDGLLIIKQSKTSAPLRFEIEGQLQALLAKIAERKSSFRSEAASLLLNQRGQAMSKHMLKNAFTSAREAAALTATKTGDADLAAQIRAFWFYDLRAKAADDVADDRGELAASRQLGHTSVQTTKRHYLRRGARVKATK
- a CDS encoding GGDEF domain-containing protein, which codes for MSEVKDQIFVFAPSMTILLLAGLLAICWIFLRQHKFLLWQSCSYAFSIIPVSFQSYASFEKLNRYALLTGTLYLLGAWFLTMSWAERWRVSTQPKSALLIYLVTMAALFHYSQSEPSLQARLHVLSAATGLVMLLPILSAFRTGSARDWLDRILLGLAVIFTSFTFTRPFLITLNRNTGMAEYTQSAYWLISSMSILVFAMIFTVLTVAIAMKETVNQLRDERDHDALTKVLNRRAFHEVAQRRLANRRLYPMAVLTADIDHFKRINDTWGHDRGDEVLKLVSATLQRNVRNQDLVARFGGEEFVLLLTGISPQSATNVAQRIQLELRSDNALLPTGHPLTLSFGIASITDSSELEHSLKRADELLYSAKNAGRDCVHVSGITYPDIHFEDTLPIGEALAPLTS
- a CDS encoding recombination-associated protein RdgC, which translates into the protein MFKSMIIYRIAESWQGDLQTLEDALQKTVFAECGATQERSVGWTSPRSEAHGLLAESVAGQWVMRFMSESKMLPASVLNRKVNEKAAHIEATEGRKPGKKEKRELKDEAKLDLLPMAFTKQSSMWVWIDPQARTLVLDTSAQGRADEVVTLLVEGLTGFSLALLDTQTSPQAAMAHWLMTQEPPAGFTADRETELKATDESKAVVRYARHPLDIDEVRQHIEHGKLPTKLAMTWDDRVSFVLTEGLQIKNIALLDAVMDGNGQDDGGFDTDVTIATGELSRLIPDLIEALGGEGRTGLGDLPASLAANASTTGSKVAPTDTVPGEDPF
- a CDS encoding DUF4224 domain-containing protein, which gives rise to MTTFLTPDEIKELTGVNTGKNGKKREELQVSALRTMKIPFYINAVGRPIVTRSTIEGSTRKKEQAPSWEPALSHG